Proteins encoded by one window of Aspergillus chevalieri M1 DNA, chromosome 6, nearly complete sequence:
- a CDS encoding putative C2H2 finger domain protein (COG:S;~EggNog:ENOG410PHGM;~InterPro:IPR013087) has translation MSSQLSPNHPSIETSLKDPSYSDPYLSAPLDPDEAAFRSSAIRLTPAPDDIPAASSPAPSNFHTNGIATPSIDTSCFDQDSLHPDNSSASVFGPGEELLSNPSLSSPNADDGMTGLNLNLNLNPADFTNNWQQNSSTSLGTQQHGLEAMELSSPQPIMPAAQLLSPSLSEHTSPTSDLGNLSYFPSGNDALLSPEGSQKNGTLLPSLITTPLNDNLSAHADPESARARSPIVMVEDTSGDLPSATIHSRRPSSAYLSPGGMDDDEDMDDDCSSISRASDGSWIRNTTTGLGGVDPTLREDIWVPSPNDMEVHRQIFEKTADIHSWTATVSAATSEVGDDNLLSVRGRGARPAHRRRAKSTGDASLQLDYLNYSSQYNSLAIPGPGILIQEKSDVGSSEPDSASRSESPVASILLTTEDEMDHDIPANQPSLEYEDPLPSQFIRARQWQDNLQGDSSTAAMLEFQQRAREMDNASRMATWGTRHVNEAEVSSIVGGDSMEKLTIGEQGRGKERRSSLLSLLPRAASPLKRQRSMELSLDTPASNNKGVQGQAGVQRKTSVSSNRRKLSIGRSPRSTSISTGGAMAAIAGSMAAIGGGNRLSPGPPAGWSRGRSKSEVPPPPPDLMVSFGGPSPVPSPGSFPEKPQQLIDQARNGRNAGREDDEDEEEEGMVMEFPVQSHLPVPTHDGFKTQITQLNPRLASSLVDRLANEQVRRYKKLVDQKASHSRAIASHSCSAGKHCFGQGGEAKILSPRTTSAQDANAQTQFQIPGSDVADEDSEDLGEGTVTAAQFPPGVPLPPVQRLPAEFECPFCFKVKSFQKPSDWSKHVHEDVQPFTCTFQRCNEPKSFKRKADWVRHESERHRQLEWWTCTMPDCSHTCYRKDNFVQHLVREHKMPEPKAKKGTTKNKGEESQRDREIARLWELVENCRHETTKNPRDEPCRFCGNVCSSWKKLTVHLAKHMEQIALPVLGLVQEREVGPTHTNSSPAAVSRQKSSMPVAFGQDNMATFNLTYPPPQLTTTQDGYLSAEPVSTTQDGFLSAEPESMNLFEELASPQFLHPETGHHSPLHQSSVSYPPPFNSMSRPHTPSNHDVSSNPDMSSFYSPSPVVLSPGPLDTGYDAQESMFLSPTTEEDYFKPDLTATSLSYDSGMAHHMQNHYM, from the coding sequence ATGTCGTCTCAACTCTCGCCAAATCATCCCTCTATCGAAACCAGCCTCAAAGATCCTAGCTACTCAGACCCTTACCTCTCTGCTCCTCTCGACCCAGATGAAGCTGCTTTCCGGTCGTCGGCCATCCGCTTGACTCCAGCGCCTGATGATATTCCTGCAGCTTCGTCTCCGGCTCCCTCAAATTTCCATACGAACGGCATCGCTACACCCAGTATCGATACATCATGTTTCGACCAGGACTCGTTACATCCAGACAACAGCAGCGCATCTGTTTTCGGCCCGGGCGAGGAACTCTTGAGCAATCCTAGCTTATCCTCTCCCAATGCGGATGACGGAATGACGGGCTTGAACCTGAACCTGAATTTGAACCCCGCCGATTTCACAAATAATTGGCAGCAAAACTCGTCTACATCGCTTGGGACACAGCAGCATGGTTTGGAAGCCATGGAATTATCTTCTCCCCAGCCAATTATGCCGGCTGCCCAGCTTCTCAGCCCCAGTTTGTCCgaacatacaagtccaaccTCGGACCTGGGCAATCTATCATATTTTCCTTCTGGTAATGATGCGCTCCTGTCTCCTGAAGGCTCCCAGAAGAACGGCACACTGCTGCCATCGCTAATCACCACTCCACTCAACGACAATTTGAGTGCTCATGCAGATCCGGAATCTGCCAGAGCCCGGAGCCCCATTGTGATGGTGGAAGACACTTCAGGCGATTTGCCGAGTGCCACCATCCACAGTCGACGTCCGTCCTCCGCCTATCTCTCTCCGGGCGGCATggatgacgacgaagacaTGGACGATGATTGCTCGTCCATTTCCCGTGCCTCTGATGGATCATGGATCCGGAACACGACCACCGGGCTGGGCGGTGTGGACCCAACTCTGAGAGAAGATATTTGGGTGCCCAGCCCCAACGACATGGAAGTCCATCGCCAGATATTTGAAAAGACCGCCGACATTCATAGCTGGACGGCTACCGTCAGTGCAGCCACGAGCGAGGTGGGAGACGATAACCTCCTCAGCGTTCGTGGCCGAGGCGCCCGGCCGGCGCACCGTCGTCGTGCAAAGAGCACGGGAGACGCGTCCCTGCAACTGGACTATCTCAACTACAGCTCTCAGTATAACAGCCTCGCGATTCCCGGTCCAGGCATTCTGATTCAGGAAAAGAGCGACGTTGGGTCCAGTGAACCCGACTCAGCAAGCAGGTCGGAATCGCCCGTTGCCAGTATTCTCCTGACTACGGAGGATGAAATGGACCACGATATTCCCGCCAACCAACCCAGCTTGGAATATGAGGATCCCCTGCCTAGCCAGTTCATTCGCGCTCGCCAGTGGCAGGATAACCTCCAGGGTGACAGCTCGACTGCCGCCATGCTAGAGTTCCAGCAAAGAGCTAGAGAAATGGACAATGCCTCGCGGATGGCCACTTGGGGTACTCGACACGTCAACGAAGCGGAAGTCAGCAGCATCGTTGGCGGTGATTCCATGGAAAAGTTGACAATTGGCGAACAGGGCAGAGGCAAAGAGCGGCGAAGTAGTCTTCTAAGCCTTCTTCCTCGAGCTGCTTCCCCGCTGAAACGGCAGCGGTCGATGGAACTCTCCCTCGACACGCCGGCTTCGAACAACAAAGGTGTCCAGGGCCAAGCTGGCGTGCAAAGGAAAACCAGCGTGTCTTCAAACCGCCGGAAGCTCAGTATTGGACGCTCCCCAAGGTCGACCAGCATAAGCACTGGCGGCGCGATGGCTGCGATTGCCGGTTCGATGGCGGCCATCGGTGGTGGGAACAGACTTTCGCCCGGTCCTCCTGCTGGTTGGTCCCGTGGAAGAAGCAAGAGTGAAGTCCCGCCACCTCCGCCAGATCTGATGGTTAGCTTTGGTGGGCCCTCCCCGGTTCCCAGCCCTGGATCTTTCCCAGAAAAGCCGCAGCAGTTGATCGACCAGGCACGGAACGGGAGAAATGCCGGTAGggaggacgacgaggatgaggaagaggagggaatGGTGATGGAGTTCCCAGTTCAATCACACCTCCCCGTTCCGACACATGATGGGTTCAAAACGCAGATCACCCAGTTGAACCCTCGGCTGGCGTCCTCACTGGTCGACCGTCTGGCGAACGAGCAGGTTCGCCGGTACAAGAAGCTCGTGGACCAGAAGGCCAGCCACTCTCGTGCCATCGCTTCCCACTCGTGCAGTGCTGGGAAACACTGCTTTGGACAGGGCGGTGAAGCGAAAATCCTGTCCCCTCGGACGACCAGCGCCCAGGATGCGAATGCACAAACACAGTTTCAGATTCCCGGTTCCGATGTCGCTGATGAGGATTCGGAGGACCTTGGCGAAGGCACTGTCACGGCGGCCCAATTTCCTCCTGGGGTTCCCCTGCCACCGGTGCAGCGCCTCCCAGCCGAATTCGAATGTCCGTTTTGCTTCAAGGTGAAGAGTTTCCAAAAGCCGTCGGACTGGTCCAAGCACGTGCACGAAGATGTACAACCGTTCACTTGCACGTTCCAGCGCTGCAATGAGCCCAAGTCCTTCAAGCGTAAAGCGGACTGGGTCCGACACGAGAGTGAGCGGCACCGGCAACTGGAGTGGTGGACCTGCACGATGCCCGATTGCAGCCACACATGTTACCGGAAGGACAATTTCGTGCAGCATCTCGTCCGCGAACACAAGATGCCGGAGCCAAAGGCGAAGAAGGGTACCACCAAGAATAAAGGAGAAGAGAGCCAGCGCGACCGCGAAATCGCACGACTCTGGGAATTGGTAGAGAATTGCCGACACGAAACGACTAAGAACCCGCGGGACGAGCCGTGCCGGTTCTGCGGAAACGTGTGCAGCAGCTGGAAGAAACTTACAGTCCATCTGGCTAAACATATGGAGCAGATTGCTCTACCGGTCCTGGGACTTGTGCAGGAACGCGAAGTGGGGCCTACACATACAAACTCCAGCCCTGCGGCAGTTTCCAGACAAAAGTCGAGTATGCCTGTGGCCTTTGGTCAAGATAACATGGCAACATTCAACTTGACATATCCTCCCCCGCAATTGACTACGACACAAGACGGGTACCTCTCCGCAGAGCCCGTGTCCACAACGCAGGATGGCTTCCTATCCGCAGAGCCTGAGTCGATGAATTTGTTCGAAGAGTTGGCATCGCCGCAGTTTCTACATCCGGAAACGGGACATCACTCTCCCCTTCATCAGAGCTCAGTCTCATATCCACCTCCATTCAATTCAATGTCACGACCGCATACACCCAGTAATCATGATGTCAGCAGCAACCCGGACATGAGCAGCTTCTACAGCCCTAGTCCGGTCGTGCTCTCTCCCGGACCATTAGACACGGGCTACGACGCACAGGAATCAATGTTTCTGTCCCCGACAACAGAGGAGGACTACTTCAAACCGGATCTGACAGCCACATCTTTGTCATATGACTCTGGGATGGCGCATCATATGCAGAACCATTATATGTAA
- a CDS encoding putative C2H2 finger domain protein (COG:S;~EggNog:ENOG410PITN;~InterPro:IPR036236,IPR013087), translating into MDASSRIWASSSHDLQGIMPASSSHDDPIDFTLGDPTALLGLHLGSDPTAIAYTHTSIPQCLPSHPQLLSSPITASPDFSQHSDPRRHWDAWNPLLVTNPQPLFNLPPVPTDLRPTYSYQHSTPSESASQYNSSLQSSDSGYKTRSTITASSYAVDTASSPQLASPQSLESTGESCSSPDQDNQEGTVQSGSGPEYIKCDHPNCKWSGRCPSDKRKHEARHKKLFKCDEPNCARREGFGTINDLARHKKCVHKKEPMRGPKVIYMCFGQNCTRKDKMWPRLDNFKQHLTRMHGNEDAAELLKKSEKWYQEYVKTQTAIPDGLPRNDMGFFGRQDSCTAVIPSQTVTSSDFQWSLELETSKTVISESSHGTTSLQSSPVAPPMQSYIHDEITTQSPLLKSNDQPPPRMRTDSIRSTETARDRNVETIVTEAAGSVINAMSKLMDRNQHRQQQQLGEGVDMMDPNSELCGRKKELLQKIFAAALDQLSSDQSATKVASDPQPEAGKESWFTCTHCPKRTRLRCEMKKHQKRHERPYGCTFNGCNKTFGSKADWKRHESSQHFHLQGWRCTMPDPDNSHVTCARFFDQQEVYVQHLREQHCEDEDVVQMAMKNSYLDPNGQEQYWCGFCRDIIPLRSRGLAARNERFNHIDSQHIKKGQRIGDWLPLLGHMTKKQHTDTEYDTRATSDEDYEENDDDESPRSTCLWDRMSYDGSGKAMFLKQNDIGLKKRRRVSPGTDSRKSRRRNSVEDSDCDSTECDYLEPVPELFS; encoded by the exons ATGGAC GCATCATCTCGCATTTGGGCTTCCTCTAGTCATGATCTCCAGGGAATCATGCCAGCAAGTTCTTCGCACGATGATCCCATTGATTTCACTCTAGGCGACCCGACAGCCTTACTCGGCCTGCATCTCGGTTCGGATCCCACCGCCATCGCTTACACACATACGTCTATACCTCAATGTTTACCATCGCACCCTCAATTACTCTCTTCGCCCATTACCGCGTCCCCTGATTTTTCGCAACACTCCGACCCCCGACGACACTGGGACGCATGGAACCCGCTACTGGTGACAAATCCCCAACCACTGTTCAACCTGCCACCGGTGCCCACCGACCTACGTCCAACCTATTCGTATCAGCACAGCACGCCGTCTGAAAGTGCTAGTCAATACAATAGCAGCTTACAATCATCTGACTCGGGATATAAGACGCGCTCGACCATAACAGCCTCGTCCTACGCGGTAGATACGGCATCTAGTCCGCAGCTCGCATCGCCCCAAAGCCTGGAATCTACGGGAGAGTCATGCTCCAGTCCAGATCAGGATAACCAAGAAGGCACTGTACAGTCAGGGTCAGGCCCAGAATACATCAAATGCGATCATCCTAATTGCAAATGGAGTGGAAGATGTCCGTCTGACAAAAG GAAACACGAAGCAAGACATAAGAAATTGTTCAAATGCGATGAACCAAACTGTGCCCGCAGAGAGGGTTTCGGTACCATCAATGATCTGGCCCGACATAAGAAATGTGTCCACAAAAAAGAGCCTATGCGTGGCCCCAAAGTCATATATATGTGCTTTGGACAAAATTGCACGCGCAAAGACAAGATGTGGCCACGTCTGGATAATTTCAAACAGCACCTGACGCGGATGCACGGTAATGAGGATGCTGCGGagttgttgaagaa ATCCGAAAAGTGGTACCAAGAATATGTCAAAACACAAACGGCAATCCCGGATGGCTTGCCGAGGAACGATATGGGATTTTTTGGGCGACAGGATAGTTGCACTGCCGTCATCCCAAGCCAAACTGTTACTAGCTCGGATTTCCAATGGTCACTAGAACTTGAAACCTCGAAAACGGTGATCAGTGAATCCAGTCATGGCACTACGAGTCTTCAGAGTAGTCCTGTTGCTCCTCCGATGCAGTCTTACATTCATGACGAAATAACGACTCAGTCACCGCTACTCAAGTCCAATGATCAGCCACCACCACGAATGAGAACAGACAGCATCCGCTCAACTGAAACTGCTAGAGATAGGAACGTGGAAACCATTGTCACCGAAGCTGCGGGGAGTGTAATCAACGCCATGTCGAAACTAATGGACCGCAACCAACACaggcagcaacagcaactaGGTGAGGGAGTTGACATGATGGATCCGAACTCGGAATTATGTGGTCGGAAGAAAGAGCTACTCCAGAAGATTTTCGCTGCCGCATTAGATCAGCTGTCATCCGACCAATCTGCTACAAAAGTTGCTTCGGATCCGCAACCAGAGGCTGGTAAGGAGAGCTGGTTCACGTGCACTCATTGTCCGAAGCGTACGAGGCTGCGCTGTGAAATGAA GAAACACCAGAAACGTCATGAACGGCCATACGGATGCACGTTCAATGGGTGTAACAAGACCTTTGGTagcaaggccgattggaagCGGCATGAGAGCTCGCAGCATTTTCACTTACAAGGCTGGCGCTGTACCATGCCAGACCCGGACAATAGCCATGTGACATGTGCCCGCTTCTTCGACCAACAGGAAGTGTACGTGCAACACCTGCGGGAGCAGCATTgcgaagatgaggatgtcgTGCAAATGGCCATGAAAAACAGCTATCTTGATCCGAACGGACAAGAACAATATTGGTGTGGATTTTGTCGGGATATCATACCTCTCCGCAGCCGTGGTCTGGCGGCGAGGAATGAGCGATTCAACCATATCGACTCTCAGCACATCAAGAAGGGCCAGCGCATTGGCGATTGGCTACCATTATTGGGACACATGACGAAGAAACAACACACAGATACCGAATACGACACGCGAGCAACGAGTGACGAGGATTATGAAGaaaatgatgatgacgagagCCCTCGCAGCACTTGCCTGTGGGACCGGATGAGTTACGATGGTTCAGGCAAAGCCATGTTCCTGAAACAGAATGACATTGGGTTGAAGAAGCGACGGAGAGTTAGCCCTGGTACTGATTCCCGGAAGTCCAGGAGAAGAAACTCTGTCGAGGATTCAGATTGTGATTCCACGGAGTGCGATTATTTGGAACCGGTTCCGGAATTGTTTAGTTGA
- a CDS encoding uncharacterized protein (COG:S;~EggNog:ENOG410PS1B;~TransMembrane:1 (i63-81o)) gives MLTRISSTARYICPFRILQQLSTRRTLSTTLPRNNASPPPSAPKENSSYRDGMSRYKTFVSPFAKVFLGAIFTYQVIYWTWLKLETDEIKVEKTKVAALEKKARELTSAAK, from the exons ATGCTCACACGGATATCAAGCACAGCACGGTATATCTGTCCCTTCCGGATTCTCCAACAATTATCCACCAGAAGGACATTATCAACCACTCTTCCTCGGAACAATGCATCACCACCTCCTTCAGCACCAAAAGAGAACAGTTCGTATAGGGACGGG ATGTCGCGATATAAAACCTTCGTGAGTCCGTTCGCCAAGGTGTTCCTGGGGGCCATCTTCACGTACCAGGTGATTTACTGGACGTGGTTGAAGTTGGAGACGGATGAGATCAAGGTTGAGAAGACCA AGGTTGCAGctttggagaagaaggctaGAGAATTGACGAGCGCGGCGAAATGA